Within uncultured Methanoregula sp., the genomic segment GTTATGGTCCGGCAACGGGAGAAGGCTCTCTGCTCCCGGAATACAAACGACCGTTCACGATCGAGGTATGCGATACGAACGGGGAAGTTACGGATACGTATCATCTTACACAATGCTGGGTAACCGAGTACACGGCAGTCCCGAACCCTGATGCCAGCTCCTATGAGATCGCCATTGAGCACCTGAGGCTCGGGTTCGATCAATGGGAACAGGGCCCGCGTGAGGATACGTAAGGGGCATGTGGCATCCCCGCGTCGGATCAATTGCCGGGCCTGATACGGGGGATGGACCCGGCGGGGACGGAGAGGCACGGGGGTCTCTCACACAGCGAGGAAGGAGAAGACTCGCGATCCTAATCTCGTTTGAAAAAAATTAAATCCCAATCGGGACTCGGATTTGTTCCGGAAAAGAGTATGGGGTCAGCCACCCCCCGGATTCACCGCAGATACCTATCCGGAGCACTACACCAGCCAGATCAGTTCTCCGTCGTAGACCCCCTATACGGGCAATCCCCCGGTGCACAATAACAACCATAATTCGCAAAAACGCAGCCATATTTCTCCCAATTTTGCCATTTTTTACGTCGGAGATGAACAGCCGGATTTAGCCGCGTTTGGAGGGGCGATCGCTTCCCGGATCGACCATCAGTAGCGGAAAATGAAAGGAAGGCCTGTTTTGGGGGTCTCGCCGGATAGCAGGGATAAACTGCCACCATTCATGACAGGGCGCCACGCTGCCGATACAATTAACCTGCCGTTCCTTTGATGAGTTTCATATACCCGTACCGCTCCGTATACCTAAGGAGAACAGGTAAGAATGCTCCGGGGGGAATTTCTCCCCGGACCAGGAACCCGAGGCAGGATTATGGACGACAATCTGGAAAAGATGACAAAAAATCTCAGGACATTCAGCAACGAAATGGTGCAGAACCCGTACTGGGGAATATCCACATTCTTTGGTGTGCCATACCAGCAGGAATTGAAGGACCTGGATATCGCGCTCGTGGGCGTGCCCTTTGACCTGGGCGTAACCAACCGGGCCGGGACACGCATGGGTCCCCGGGAGCTGCGCAACCAGTCGAGGATGGTGGGCGCCTACAACCATCATACGTGCTCGACTCCCTGCGCCACCCACCGGATTGCCGATGTGGGCGATGTGCCGTTCCGGACGGTTTATAACCTGGAGGAGTCCCTGGAGGACATTGTCGTATTCTACCGGGACCTCTCCGCAGCCGGGATCGTTCCCGTCACCGCAGGCGGGGACCACTCCATTACCTTCCCCATTCTCAAAGGTATGGCCCCAAAGGAGAAGATCGGTCTTGTCCACTTCGATTCCCACTGCGATACAGCTCCGCCAATTCATGGAAGCGGATTTGCACACGGCTCCCCGATGCGCAATGCCGTGGAGGCCGGGCTTGTTGATCCCAAGCGCACGATCCAGATCGGGATTCGTGGATCCAGCGAACCCTTATGGCAGTTCTCCTACGACAACAACATGCGGGTCCTGCATATCGAGGAGTTTTATGAATTGGGATGGAAGAACGTGATCCGGGAGATCCGTAACCTGATGGGAGATGCACCGGTATACGTTTCCTTTGATATCGACTGCCTGGACCCGGCATTTGCCCCCGGGACCGGCACTCCGGTTGCCGGTGGCATGACAACCCTGGATGCCCTGCAGA encodes:
- the speB gene encoding agmatinase — encoded protein: MDDNLEKMTKNLRTFSNEMVQNPYWGISTFFGVPYQQELKDLDIALVGVPFDLGVTNRAGTRMGPRELRNQSRMVGAYNHHTCSTPCATHRIADVGDVPFRTVYNLEESLEDIVVFYRDLSAAGIVPVTAGGDHSITFPILKGMAPKEKIGLVHFDSHCDTAPPIHGSGFAHGSPMRNAVEAGLVDPKRTIQIGIRGSSEPLWQFSYDNNMRVLHIEEFYELGWKNVIREIRNLMGDAPVYVSFDIDCLDPAFAPGTGTPVAGGMTTLDALQTLRGLKGLNIIGGDLVEVSPPYDPMGITALAGATILFEILCLAAGSPQGR